The following coding sequences lie in one Paracidovorax avenae genomic window:
- a CDS encoding glycosyltransferase family 2 protein, translated as MTLSASPMAARTAAAPWLSVLVPVFNVRDYLAECVESVLAQAPADAGVEVLLLDDCSTDGSTEAMAALDARWPGRLRLMHHGRNAGLSAARNTMIAAARGDYLWFLDSDDKLLPGAIGGLSEVVRLHAPDAVLCDFAVWRERPRLKHRLRGEGHRGSFDGPHATLRPGGPELLAGLLSTGQLHAWSKITRRALWPDAVRFPAGRYFEDMATMPLALLGARSYWHAPRPWVAYRQRGGSILATMTLPKALDQSAALRAFSEALRGRPEAGDAALRFALAHQSARNLTGAMRVVARAAGQPGADPAALDAAADRIRADFAAVSPLPAGALARAYLQRGWWLRRLKLLRAHALRQR; from the coding sequence ATGACGCTCTCCGCATCCCCGATGGCAGCCCGCACGGCCGCTGCGCCCTGGCTCAGCGTGCTGGTGCCTGTCTTCAACGTGCGCGACTACCTGGCCGAATGCGTCGAATCCGTGCTGGCCCAGGCGCCGGCCGATGCGGGTGTCGAAGTGTTGCTGCTGGACGACTGCTCCACCGATGGCTCGACCGAGGCCATGGCCGCCCTGGATGCCCGCTGGCCCGGCCGCCTGCGGCTGATGCACCACGGGCGCAATGCGGGCCTGAGCGCCGCGCGCAACACGATGATCGCCGCGGCGCGGGGCGACTACCTCTGGTTTCTCGACTCCGATGACAAGCTCCTGCCCGGCGCCATCGGGGGCTTGAGCGAAGTGGTGCGCCTGCATGCGCCCGACGCCGTGCTGTGCGACTTCGCCGTCTGGCGCGAGCGCCCGCGCCTGAAGCACCGCCTGCGCGGCGAAGGCCACCGCGGCAGCTTCGACGGCCCGCACGCCACGCTGCGCCCCGGCGGGCCGGAACTGCTGGCCGGGCTGCTGTCCACGGGGCAGCTGCATGCCTGGTCCAAGATCACGCGCCGCGCCCTCTGGCCGGATGCCGTGCGCTTTCCGGCCGGCCGGTACTTCGAGGACATGGCCACCATGCCGCTGGCGCTGCTGGGCGCACGCAGCTACTGGCACGCCCCCCGGCCCTGGGTGGCCTACCGCCAGCGCGGGGGCAGCATCCTGGCCACCATGACGCTGCCCAAGGCCCTGGACCAGTCCGCCGCACTGCGGGCTTTCAGCGAAGCGCTGCGAGGCCGGCCCGAAGCCGGGGACGCGGCGCTGCGCTTCGCCCTGGCCCACCAGAGCGCGCGCAACCTGACAGGCGCCATGCGCGTGGTGGCCCGCGCCGCCGGCCAGCCCGGCGCCGACCCGGCGGCGCTGGACGCCGCCGCCGACCGCATCCGTGCCGATTTCGCCGCCGTATCGCCCCTGCCGGCCGGTGCGCTGGCGCGCGCGTATCTGCAGCGCGGCTGGTGGCTGCGGCGCCTGAAACTCCTGCGCGCCCACGCGCTTCGCCAACGATGA
- a CDS encoding glycosyltransferase family 32 protein, producing the protein MNLPALPRPTLKTHGELWLARGLRWFYGLWPRRLEDCPPPPFALHAIAPARGMPADREDEAGRRPIPRVIWAYWKGATPPLLIQRCFANWRRNSPGYEIRLLDDVSARAWLPDIPAVLDDVSPAKRADWIRLELLRLHGGIWVDASTILTAPLDWVLAQQERTPADFVGFYLGRHTRDAAYPVVENWFMAAPPGSRFIADLQQEFTTQVIHRTGHEYIAHLQSLGVYEEVRQYIDAPDYLSMHLALQFILRARGGYRLALARAEDGPFYYHMLGRWQRTQLKLRLLFSRPAGALPPLIKLRAPDRRRLDDYLARGLYLPDSIAARHLMAETGPAVMPASPR; encoded by the coding sequence ATGAACCTGCCTGCACTTCCCCGTCCCACGCTCAAGACGCATGGCGAACTCTGGCTGGCGCGCGGCCTGCGCTGGTTCTACGGCCTGTGGCCGCGCCGTCTCGAGGACTGTCCCCCGCCGCCGTTCGCGCTGCATGCGATCGCGCCTGCCCGGGGCATGCCGGCGGACCGGGAGGACGAGGCGGGGCGGCGCCCCATTCCGCGCGTCATCTGGGCCTACTGGAAAGGGGCCACTCCGCCGCTGCTGATCCAGCGCTGCTTCGCCAACTGGCGGCGCAACAGCCCGGGCTACGAGATCCGCCTGCTGGACGATGTCTCCGCCCGGGCGTGGCTGCCGGACATCCCGGCCGTGCTCGACGACGTGTCGCCCGCGAAGCGCGCCGACTGGATCCGCCTGGAACTGCTGCGGCTGCATGGCGGCATCTGGGTGGATGCCAGCACCATCCTCACGGCGCCGCTGGACTGGGTGCTGGCGCAGCAGGAGCGCACCCCGGCCGACTTCGTGGGCTTCTATCTCGGGCGCCATACCCGCGATGCCGCCTATCCGGTGGTGGAGAACTGGTTCATGGCGGCGCCCCCGGGCAGCCGCTTCATCGCCGACCTGCAGCAGGAGTTCACCACCCAGGTGATCCACCGCACGGGGCACGAATACATCGCCCACCTGCAATCCCTGGGCGTGTACGAGGAAGTGCGGCAGTACATCGATGCGCCGGACTACCTCAGCATGCACCTGGCGCTGCAGTTCATCCTGCGCGCGCGCGGCGGCTACCGGCTGGCGCTGGCCCGCGCGGAAGACGGGCCGTTCTACTACCACATGCTCGGGCGCTGGCAACGCACGCAACTCAAGCTGCGGCTGCTGTTCTCGCGGCCCGCGGGCGCGCTGCCGCCCCTCATCAAGCTGCGCGCGCCCGACCGCAGGCGGCTGGACGACTATCTGGCGCGGGGGCTCTACCTTCCGGACAGCATCGCCGCACGGCACCTGATGGCGGAGACCGGTCCTGCCGTCATGCCGGCGAGCCCGCGCTGA
- a CDS encoding NAD(P)H-dependent flavin oxidoreductase, protein MPTTALSPRRTPLFDRLGIALPIVQGPMTGADTPALAAAVSDAGGLGTLGCGMRSPAAMAEAAAEVRRRTARPFGMNLFVQDTPSPDAATVREALDRLAPLYAEFGLEPAVPAQWCEDFAAQFEALVEARPAVASFTFGILDARQVERLQAAGCVVIGTATTVAEARAWADVGADAVCASGLEAGGHRGTFLADFESSQVSTLALVPQCVDALRIPVIAAGAIMDGRGIAAAQALGAEGAQMGTAFLSCPESAIAPAYRAALARAGETSTRLTRVFSGRPARGIVNATMERLAPWEGSVPAYPVQNALMGPVRKAAAARGCADAVALWAGQGVAAVRPMPAGELVALLASEWRAAAGGVSAGSPA, encoded by the coding sequence ATGCCGACCACGGCCCTTTCACCCCGCCGCACCCCGCTGTTCGACCGCCTGGGCATCGCCCTGCCCATCGTGCAGGGCCCCATGACCGGCGCCGACACGCCCGCCCTGGCCGCCGCCGTGTCCGACGCCGGTGGACTGGGCACGCTGGGCTGCGGCATGCGCTCGCCCGCCGCCATGGCCGAGGCCGCCGCCGAAGTGCGCCGCCGCACGGCCCGCCCCTTCGGCATGAACCTCTTCGTGCAGGACACCCCCTCGCCCGACGCCGCCACGGTGCGCGAGGCGCTGGACCGGCTGGCGCCGCTGTACGCGGAATTCGGCCTGGAGCCCGCCGTGCCCGCGCAATGGTGCGAAGACTTCGCGGCGCAGTTCGAGGCCCTGGTAGAGGCCCGCCCGGCCGTCGCCAGCTTCACCTTCGGCATCCTCGACGCGCGCCAGGTGGAACGGCTGCAGGCGGCGGGCTGCGTCGTCATCGGCACCGCCACCACCGTGGCGGAAGCCCGTGCCTGGGCCGACGTGGGCGCCGATGCGGTCTGCGCCAGCGGACTGGAGGCCGGCGGCCACCGGGGCACCTTCCTGGCCGACTTCGAATCCAGCCAGGTCAGCACGCTGGCCCTGGTGCCGCAGTGCGTGGACGCGCTGCGCATTCCGGTCATCGCGGCCGGCGCCATCATGGACGGCCGCGGCATCGCCGCGGCGCAGGCCCTGGGCGCCGAAGGTGCGCAGATGGGCACGGCCTTCCTGTCCTGCCCCGAGTCGGCCATCGCCCCGGCCTACCGGGCGGCGCTGGCCCGGGCGGGCGAGACCAGCACCCGCCTCACCCGCGTGTTCTCGGGCCGGCCGGCGCGCGGCATCGTCAACGCCACCATGGAGCGGCTCGCCCCCTGGGAAGGCAGCGTGCCGGCCTACCCGGTGCAGAACGCGCTGATGGGCCCGGTGCGCAAGGCCGCCGCGGCCCGGGGCTGCGCCGACGCGGTGGCGCTGTGGGCCGGCCAGGGCGTGGCGGCGGTGCGGCCGATGCCGGCGGGCGAACTGGTGGCGCTGCTGGCCAGCGAATGGCGGGCCGCGGCGGGCGGGGTCAGCGCGGGCTCGCCGGCATGA
- a CDS encoding LysR family transcriptional regulator gives MDLSALEIFRAVAAEGSVTRAAERLGRVQSNVTTRVQQLEEQLGATLFVREGRRMALTPAGTSLVAYADRLLALAEEARQALHPGTPVGRLRLGAMESTAAARLPAPLARLHARWPGLQLELRTGASRDLVDQVLAHASDCALVAWPPPGVDPEAPVDRTPVFTESLLVALPAGHPPVERPGDLQVDTLAAFGPGCTYRRMGEDWMRAQRHGAAPHVLELASYHAILACVAAGRCAGVVPQSVIDLMREPPALRWVPLPDRETVLVRRRGWHTPALDALLDALRGTPAGMPPGA, from the coding sequence ATGGACCTGTCCGCCCTGGAAATCTTTCGCGCCGTCGCGGCCGAAGGCAGCGTCACGCGTGCGGCCGAGCGGCTGGGCCGGGTGCAGTCGAACGTGACCACCCGGGTGCAGCAACTGGAGGAACAGCTGGGCGCCACACTGTTCGTGCGCGAAGGGCGGCGCATGGCCCTCACGCCGGCCGGGACCTCGCTGGTGGCCTATGCCGACCGCCTGCTGGCGCTGGCCGAAGAAGCCCGCCAGGCCCTGCACCCCGGCACGCCCGTGGGCCGGCTGCGCCTGGGCGCCATGGAGAGCACCGCCGCCGCGCGCCTGCCGGCCCCCCTCGCCCGCCTGCACGCCCGATGGCCCGGCCTGCAACTGGAACTGCGCACCGGCGCGTCGCGCGACCTGGTGGACCAGGTGCTGGCACACGCCAGCGACTGCGCCCTGGTCGCCTGGCCGCCGCCGGGTGTGGACCCGGAGGCACCGGTGGACCGCACGCCCGTCTTCACCGAATCGCTGCTCGTTGCCTTGCCGGCCGGCCACCCGCCGGTGGAGCGGCCCGGCGACCTGCAGGTGGACACGCTCGCCGCCTTCGGCCCCGGCTGTACCTACCGCCGCATGGGCGAGGACTGGATGCGCGCGCAGCGGCACGGCGCCGCGCCCCATGTGCTGGAGCTGGCCTCCTACCACGCCATCCTGGCCTGCGTGGCCGCGGGGCGTTGCGCCGGCGTGGTGCCGCAGTCCGTCATCGACCTGATGCGCGAGCCACCTGCGCTGCGCTGGGTGCCGCTGCCCGACCGGGAGACGGTGCTGGTGCGCCGGCGCGGCTGGCACACGCCGGCCCTGGATGCGCTGCTGGACGCGCTGCGCGGCACTCCTGCCGGCATGCCGCCAGGCGCCTGA
- a CDS encoding YbfB/YjiJ family MFS transporter — translation MAPETVPADTLAKPPTLVDNPLAVALAGMAALGAAMGIGRFAFTPLLPMMLGDGVLTLAGGSWLATVNYVGYLVGALACMALPWLAPDAFRPWQGARLTRWGLAATVLLTCGMALPLPGAWPLLRAAAGVASAVVFLNVSSWCMARLVAMGQPALGGLIFCGPGLGIVLTGLSGSAMVAAHWRAATAWAVFGLLCAVLCALVWPVVRGSARPAAGASGPAAAQAAAPGARGGRSARALLTLAYGLAGLGYIVTATFLPVIARGVLPAGSPWPDLFWPVFGAGVALGAALSTRTPAAWDRRWLLAGCYALQAFSIGLGLAWPGVPGFALGSLLLGLPFTAITFYALQEARRIWPAAGDSFAGLLTVAYGLGQIAGPPLVAWALHHAATPRQGFAHGLAMAAGALCLGAAMLGAMAWRWPPEPRPEGG, via the coding sequence ATGGCACCCGAAACCGTCCCGGCCGATACCCTGGCCAAGCCCCCCACCCTGGTGGACAACCCACTGGCGGTCGCCCTGGCCGGCATGGCCGCGCTTGGCGCCGCCATGGGCATCGGCCGCTTCGCCTTCACCCCGCTGCTGCCCATGATGCTGGGCGATGGCGTGCTCACCCTCGCGGGCGGAAGCTGGCTGGCCACGGTCAACTACGTGGGCTATCTGGTGGGTGCCCTGGCCTGCATGGCGCTGCCGTGGCTGGCGCCGGACGCGTTCCGCCCATGGCAGGGAGCCCGGCTCACGCGCTGGGGGCTGGCGGCCACCGTGCTGCTGACGTGCGGCATGGCGCTGCCCCTGCCCGGCGCATGGCCGCTGCTGCGCGCGGCGGCAGGCGTTGCCAGCGCGGTGGTGTTCCTCAACGTGTCGTCCTGGTGCATGGCGCGGCTGGTGGCGATGGGGCAGCCGGCGCTGGGCGGGCTGATTTTCTGCGGGCCGGGACTGGGCATCGTGCTGACGGGACTGTCGGGCAGCGCCATGGTTGCGGCGCACTGGCGGGCCGCCACGGCCTGGGCGGTCTTCGGGCTGCTTTGCGCGGTGCTGTGCGCGCTGGTCTGGCCGGTGGTGCGCGGGTCGGCGCGGCCTGCGGCGGGCGCGTCGGGGCCGGCTGCGGCGCAGGCTGCCGCTCCCGGGGCCCGCGGCGGCCGCTCCGCCCGTGCGCTGCTCACGCTGGCCTATGGGCTGGCGGGGCTGGGATATATCGTCACCGCCACGTTCCTGCCGGTGATCGCGCGCGGGGTGCTGCCGGCCGGATCGCCCTGGCCCGATCTGTTCTGGCCGGTGTTCGGCGCGGGCGTGGCGCTGGGCGCTGCGCTGTCCACCCGGACCCCGGCGGCCTGGGACCGGCGCTGGCTGCTGGCGGGCTGCTATGCGCTGCAGGCCTTCTCCATCGGCCTGGGCCTGGCATGGCCGGGCGTGCCCGGCTTCGCCCTGGGCAGCCTGCTGCTGGGGCTGCCTTTCACCGCCATCACGTTCTATGCGCTGCAGGAAGCGCGGCGCATCTGGCCGGCGGCGGGCGACAGCTTCGCGGGCCTGCTGACGGTAGCCTACGGCCTGGGCCAGATCGCCGGACCGCCGCTGGTGGCCTGGGCGCTGCACCATGCGGCCACGCCGCGGCAGGGGTTCGCGCACGGCCTGGCGATGGCGGCCGGCGCGCTGTGCCTGGGGGCCGCGATGCTGGGCGCGATGGCGTGGCGGTGGCCGCCGGAGCCGCGGCCGGAAGGGGGCTGA
- a CDS encoding ATP-binding protein, protein MSNPFSRRLYLRIWLAVVGGMAVLTLAVGWAWRIASEQNALSQPAPPPREVVLLDAAGQPVLRGLAIRVPPTAGGPPGGLEFSVEAENGELPYTLQFSPRVRPPGPDRDRRGGPEVAFWTRPPFGFLWMLGIVGIAVAVGVFPIIRRLLKRLENLQRGVQRFGEGDLSVRVAEHGQDEVADLARQFNAAAARIETLVKSHKSLLANASHELRSPLTRIRMGLELMQGSTPSPAFRSEILRNIAELDQLVDEILLASRLDAREADMGTVETVDLMGLAAEECVRVDAELQAADGTAADALEVRGIAKLLRRALRNLLENARRYSQGDITVTLRSTATHVEVSVCDQGPGVPPAQRERIFEPFYRLPGASERSGGVGLGLALVRSIAERHDGSVYCTDRPDGAEGACFVLRLPRAG, encoded by the coding sequence ATGTCCAACCCCTTTTCCCGCCGCCTCTACCTGCGCATCTGGCTCGCCGTGGTCGGCGGGATGGCCGTGCTCACGCTGGCGGTGGGCTGGGCATGGCGCATCGCTTCGGAACAGAACGCGCTGTCGCAGCCGGCGCCGCCGCCGCGCGAGGTGGTGCTGCTGGATGCGGCGGGCCAGCCCGTGCTGCGCGGTCTCGCGATCCGCGTGCCGCCGACGGCGGGCGGCCCTCCGGGCGGCCTGGAGTTCAGCGTGGAGGCGGAGAACGGCGAGTTGCCCTATACGCTGCAGTTCTCGCCCCGCGTGCGCCCTCCGGGCCCCGACCGGGACCGGCGCGGCGGCCCCGAGGTCGCGTTCTGGACGCGGCCGCCCTTCGGCTTCCTCTGGATGCTGGGCATCGTGGGGATCGCGGTGGCCGTGGGGGTGTTCCCCATCATCCGGCGCCTGCTCAAGCGGCTGGAAAACCTGCAGCGCGGCGTGCAGCGCTTCGGCGAGGGCGACCTGTCGGTGCGCGTGGCCGAGCACGGGCAGGACGAGGTGGCCGACCTCGCGCGGCAGTTCAATGCCGCGGCCGCGCGCATCGAAACCCTGGTGAAGTCGCACAAGTCGCTGCTGGCCAATGCCTCGCACGAGTTGCGCTCGCCCCTCACGCGCATCCGCATGGGGCTGGAACTGATGCAGGGCAGCACGCCCTCGCCGGCGTTCCGCTCCGAGATCCTGCGCAACATCGCCGAGCTGGACCAGCTGGTGGACGAGATCCTGCTCGCCAGCCGCCTCGACGCGCGCGAAGCCGACATGGGCACCGTGGAAACGGTGGACCTGATGGGCCTGGCCGCCGAGGAGTGCGTGCGCGTGGACGCCGAACTGCAGGCCGCCGACGGCACCGCCGCCGATGCGCTGGAAGTGCGCGGCATCGCCAAGCTGCTGCGCCGCGCGCTGCGCAACCTGCTGGAGAACGCGCGGCGCTACAGCCAGGGCGACATCACCGTCACGCTGCGCAGCACGGCGACGCACGTGGAGGTGAGCGTCTGCGACCAGGGCCCCGGCGTGCCGCCGGCACAGCGCGAACGCATCTTCGAGCCCTTCTATCGCCTGCCCGGCGCCAGTGAACGCTCGGGCGGCGTCGGCCTGGGCCTGGCCCTGGTGCGCTCCATCGCGGAGCGGCACGACGGCAGCGTGTACTGCACGGACCGTCCCGACGGCGCGGAGGGCGCCTGCTTCGTGCTGCGGCTGCCGCGCGCCGGCTGA
- a CDS encoding response regulator: MSTAQLLMIEDDFRLAQMVIEYLGQSGLEVAHMADGQSGMARLQGSDAGPLPDLVILDLMLPDMDGLDVCRRIRSLPGAAAQVPVLMLTAKGDPMDRIIGLELGADDYLPKPFEPRELLARIRAILRRRETGPAAPSQALRFGSLEIDRDARSVTVGGQPADLTSYQFDLLVALAERAGRVLTRDQIMEAVRGRELEAFDRSIDVHMGRIRAAIESDPKNPRRILTVRGVGYVFAKQQD, translated from the coding sequence ATGAGTACCGCCCAGCTGTTGATGATCGAAGACGACTTCCGCCTCGCGCAGATGGTCATCGAATACCTCGGCCAGTCGGGCCTGGAGGTCGCGCACATGGCCGACGGCCAGAGCGGCATGGCGCGGCTGCAGGGCAGCGATGCCGGCCCGCTGCCCGACCTCGTGATCCTGGACCTGATGCTGCCCGACATGGACGGCCTGGACGTGTGCCGCCGCATCCGCTCGCTGCCCGGCGCCGCGGCCCAGGTGCCGGTGCTGATGCTCACGGCCAAGGGCGACCCCATGGACCGCATCATCGGGCTGGAGCTCGGCGCCGACGACTACCTGCCCAAGCCCTTCGAGCCGCGCGAACTGCTGGCCCGCATCCGCGCCATCCTGCGGCGCCGCGAGACGGGGCCGGCGGCGCCCTCGCAGGCCCTGCGCTTCGGCTCGCTGGAGATCGACCGCGACGCACGCTCCGTCACGGTGGGCGGCCAGCCGGCCGACCTCACCTCCTACCAGTTCGACCTGCTCGTGGCGCTCGCGGAGCGGGCCGGCCGCGTGCTGACGCGCGACCAGATCATGGAGGCCGTGCGCGGCCGCGAACTGGAAGCCTTCGACCGCTCCATCGACGTGCACATGGGCCGCATCCGCGCCGCGATCGAATCCGATCCCAAGAACCCGCGCCGCATCCTGACCGTGCGCGGCGTGGGGTACGTGTTCGCCAAGCAACAGGACTGA